AAACAGTTATAGTCATACATGAAAATAGAGGCCTAACGGATTGGGTTCGAAATTTTGCTGATCAACTAGCAGAAAAAGGATTTATTGCTTTTGCTCCTGATCTACTTTCTGATTTTAGTGAAGAATATACGGGGACTGCTGACTTTCCAAGTTCAGATGATGCGAGAAATGCGTTGTACGAGTTGGATGAAAAACTAGTCACCTCCTATCTTCATAATTCTTTCAATTATCTTAAAAAGCTTGCTGCCGGAAATGGAGAAGTCGCTGTCGTAGGTTTCTGTTGGGGAGGCTCTCAATCCTTTCGCTACGCAACCAATAATGAAAATTTAAGTGAGGTTTTGGTTTTTTATGGAACGGGGCCAAAGGAAGCAATCGACTATGCTAAAATTGAAGCACCAGTTTATGGATTCTATGGAGGAAATGATCAGAGGGTAAATGCTACAATTGAAGCTTCTAAGGAAGCTATGAATGAATATCAACACATCTATGATGTACAAGTTTATGAAGGGGCAGGACACGCCTATATGCGCTCTGGGGATGATCCCACAGGTCAAGAAGCCAATATTGGAGCTCGAAATAAATCTTGGGAAAGAATGCTTCGAATTTTAAAATAAAAAAAATCTAACATCTGTACTAATTATACAGCTTTCTGCAAGGCTTCAGTTCGCCAGAGGCGAAAGTACAAAGGCCAGCCGAAAGCAGGCGAATGACTATTTTAGAGATTAAAGGGGAAATTCATAACTGTTCTAGAAAACCAGTGGGACAAAAAAAAGGCTGGAATCTCGATTCCAGCCTTTTAATTCTCTATTAAATTTATTTTTTACATTGCTTCAATCTTATTGTCAACTGGATTTCCGTCTTCATCCACTTTAACAACTTCTTTGATGTTTAATGCCTTCACTCCTTCTAATTGAGTTTCAGCATCTCCTACAATGATGTAATTCATCTGATTAATGTTCATGTAAGTATCCATGATCTTTTTCATGTCCTCAACAGTGTAAGCTTTCAATTCTTCCTGATTTTGTTTGATAAAATCCTTTGGTAAATTGTAAGAAGATATTTGCTGTAAAACATTAAGTTTTTGACCTAAAGTCTCATAATCTCTCGCCTCTTTTCTAATCAAAGCAGTTCTAGCTTTTTCCAATTCCTCTTCGTTATAGTTCTCCTTGTACGCCTCGATTACTTCTTTGAAAGTAGCTACTGACTGCGGAGTAGTATTGGTTTTTACACTAGAGTAAGCCGCAAATGGAGATTTCTGAGTACTTGAGCTAATATTAGAATAGGCACCATAGGTATATCCTTTCTCTTCTCTTAGCACTTGGAATAGTTTTCCACCTGAATTTCCACCTAAACCGTAGTTAGCAACAGTTAATGGATAGTAATCTGGATGATTTCTTTCTACTGCCAGTCTTTGCATTCTGATTACTGATTGCTTAGCATTAGAGAAATTAGCAAAATAGATTTTACCTTCTTCATCCACACTTTTCATTTCATACTCAGGAAAAGTAACTTCCTTTGAAGCCCAGTTTTCGTTCAAACCAGACAATGCCTTCTCCACTTGAGCCTTAGTTACGCTACCTGCAATTTGCAAGCTTGTTACACTAGGTGAGAAGTACTTTTCATAATAGCCTTTTAAATCATCTATACTAATAGATTCAACCGATTCCAAAGTACCGCTTAATGGTTTCGCGAAAATATGGTCATCACCGTAAGTGATTTTATTGGCAACAATTCCAGCAATTGCATTAGGATTAGCATTTCTCTGCTTGATACTATTGATTTGAGCATTTTTCAATCTATCAAACTCCTCCATGTCCCAACGCGGCTCCAAAATCATTTCTTCAACTATGGCCATGGTCTCCTCAAAATAGCGTGCAAGACAATTACCATAGATAACGATTTCCTCATTACCCGTATACATTCCAATGCTAGCTCCAATTTGACCAATTGCATCTTCCAACTCTTCAGGAGTCTTGTTTTTAGTACCTTCTTGCATGATGTCAGTCACCAAGTTAGCGATTCCCGGTTTGTTAGGATCATCTAATAATCCACCACCTTTTAGTCTAATACTAAAATTAACCAAAGGCAATTCATCATTTTGAATACCTAAAACTTCTATTCCGTTCGCAATCGTAGTCTCATAAATTGTTGGTGGCGTGATCAAAGGCATATCACCAAGTTCAGGCTGCTTACTTCTGTCAATTTCACTTGGCGTTTTCTCATATTCAGCATCTTTATCTAAATCTGCCATTGAAGCTTCATCCATTGGCTTTACTTCTTCAATCTTAACAGTCGCTTTTTCAGATCCTTCTACTATTAATTCCAATTGACCTTGAGGAACAAAACTTGTAATAATTGCTGGTTTACCTTTAATGTACTCATTGTAAACTCGCATTACATCTTCTTTCTCAACAGCTAAAATCTTATTGATGTCTTCAGTAATATATCCTGGATTTCCCTTAAACTCATTATAGCTACTTAATTGGAATGCTTTTCCTAAAATACTAGAAATACCATTGTAGAAACTAGTCTCTTGTCTGGCTTTAATTCTCTGCAAATCTTTATCAGAGAAACCATCTCTCTCGAATTCATCCATAGCTTCCTGTACTGCAGCGTAAACTGAATCCAAGTCAATTCCGTCCTTTGCTCTAATCCCAATATTGAATTCACCTGCTAATTCACTAGAAGAGTTATAAGAAAATACACTTGGTGCGTATTCAGTCTCTTCAACCAATTTCTTGTAAAGAACAGCTCTTTTACCTTGACTGAGGATTTCACCTAAAGCAGATAAAGCCCAAGAATCTGGGTGATACTGCTCTACTGTAGGATAAACAATTCTTAAATCAGGAACTTTCGCGTAATCATCTTCATGAAATAGCTTTTTTGTAGCTTCCAAAGTAACTGGCTTTGGCGACATTACTTCGTCATTTCCTCTTGATTCAATTTCTCCAAAGTATTTTTCAATCCAAGCTTTCACTTGCTCCTTATCATAATCACCAGCAACTACTATTGTTGCATTATTTGGACCATACCAGTTATTATAGAATTCCTTAACATCGCCCAAAGTAGCTGCTTGTAAATCTTCTAACTCTCCAATTACTTCCCAATTATAAGGATGACCTTCTGGGTATAAAGCTTTTTTAATTACATAGCTTCTATGTCCGTAAGGCTGATTATCAACTCTTTGTCTCTTTTCATTTTGAACCACTGGCTTTTCATCTTCCAAGTCTTTTTTAGTGATAGCATTAATAAAGAATCCCATTCTATCTGCTTCCATCCACAAGATTCTTTCCAAAGCATCTTTAGGAACTACCTCGTAGTAAACCGTTCCATCAGTCCAAGTACCACCATTGAATGTTCCACCTAAATCATTTATGTTTTTGAAAAATGCACCTTCCTCAACGTTTTCAGATTTTTGGAATAACATGTGTTCGAAAAAATGGGCAAAACCTGTTCTTCCCGGCTTTTCACGGCTAGAACCCACATGCATTTGAATAGCTACAGCTGCAATGGGATCCGATTTATCCTCGTGAAGGACCACTTCCAGACCATTTGGAAGCACATATTTTTCATAATCAATGGACAATTCTGCTTTATTGTCCGCTTTTTCGCTTGGTTGACAAGCAGCCATTATGCCCATAAATAGCACTAATGACCATGCTGATAATTTTCTCATAATTTGTTTAGTTATAACTTAGTGAGTAAATACTATAAATTTGCGCAAAAAAGCGAATATTAAGTATATCAACGGAAAAGAAAACGGTTAAATGGTACAGGTCTTAAAATTTGTTAATATCTACTATAAACACAGATTATTACCAAATAAAAACTTGCTCTGCCCATGGTAGTCTTGCAGTAGAAAAGTAGCGAAAAAACACTAAAGGAATCCTATAGTTAGGCTAGTTTCTTGATTCTAGTCAAGGGATGATCATCAGCTAGGCCGGAGAAGGTCTCTTTGGCGCTAGTATAACCTATTTCATAAATCTCCTCAGCTTTAGAAAGCGAGAAAACCTTAAAGGGAGAAAGGTCTTTCGGTTCAATAAATATATCGCACAACTTAGCCTGCTCTTTGGTTTGATAGTTAATAATCATCAACATTGAGCGTTCCAAAACCTCTTTCATATTTCCATTTTGGTTAGAACGCCCTACCGGATTGACATTCACACCAATTGTAAAATCGACATGAGGTTTCAAGACATTTGCGGGTAAATTATTAGTAATCCCTCCATCTACATACGATTCCCCTTCCATAATAATGGGTTTGAAAATAACAGGAATGCTTGCAGAAGCTAAAAGCGGTTTGATGAGTTCTCCGGAATCAAAATTAACATTCTCACCGGAATTGAAATTTGTTGTAGCAATTACCAAAGGAATTTTAAAGGCTTCAAATGAATTTTCAGGAAAATAATCTTTAAGAACATCGGATATTTTTTCCAAATTTACTAATCCCGACCATGACAAAGCAGGTCTAAAGAATTTCAAGAAGTTTATATCTGATATAATCTCCATAGTTCTTTTGGGCTCATAGCCTGCTGCCAAAAACGATCCAGCAATGGCCCCAGCACTAGTCCCTGAAATCATATCTGGTTTAATACCCTGCTCATATAAATATTGAGCGATGCCTAGGTGAGCAAAACCTCTTGCCCCACCCCCTGAAAGTGCTAGTCCTATTTTCATATGTTCATGTAGTAAATTCCGATCTGTAAATAGCATCACTGTCCTAAAAATTCTCATCAACTTTTATAAAACAGCCGTGGAATCTTTAGTGAAGATTTCTCTTTACAAAACTTCAGATAATTTGAATGTTTGATCTAAACGCACCCCTTTATCAGTATGTTTAACAGTACAACATTCATTTTCCGCATCATGTTCTAAAAATATGATATATTTATTATCAGCGGCCTCATTCAAAAACTTTTCTTTCTCGTCCAAAGTTTTCAAGGGCCTTACATCATAGCCCATCACGTAAGGTAGAGGAATATGGCCGACAGAAGGTAATAGATCTGCAGCAAAAACGATAGTTTTATCCTTATATTTAATTTTAGGCACCATTTGCTTATCGGTATGCCCATCAGCATATAAAATATCAAATTGAGAAAAGGGAGATGGATTCCCTTTATCCGCAAAATTTAAATGACCACTCTCCTGCATGGGTAAGATATTTTCCTTCAAGAAACTAGCTTTTTCTCTGGCATTCGGTTCAGTGGCCCATTTCCAATGATCATGATTCGACCAATACTTAGCATTTTTGAACTCAATATCCAACTTTGTGTGATCTTGATCTTGCCATTTTACTCCGCCCCCACAATGATCAAAATGAAGATGAGTCAGAAACATATCGGTTACATCATTTTTCGAAAAACCCGCTTTTTTCAATGACCCATCCAGGCTAGCATCTCCATGAAGGTAGAAATGACTGAAGAATTTTTCACTTTGCTTATCCCCTATCCCATTGTCAATGAGAATTAATTGATTTCCATCCTCTATAGCCAGGCAACGCATTGCCCAAGTACACATATTATTTTCATCGGGTTGATTGGTTCTTGACCATAATGATTTTGGGACAACCCCGAACATAGCACCACCATCTAACTTAAAAAATCCTGTTTCTATAATATGTAAATTCATAACAATTCATTTATTGAAATTTGAAGTTATAAAAAAAATGGCTTTTAAAAATGTAAATAATCACATTCTTAAAAGCCATTTTATCAGTGGTAATTGTGACTTACTTAAAACCTGTTTTCATCTATTACTATTCAAATAAAAAAACATCAAATAATTAAAATTAGTTTAAAAAAGCGGCCAATGGAATCTCAATAAAAATGTAATAGACCAAATTCAACTGATGAAATAATTAATAGCTAACTCCCCCACTTTCGCCTAAGCGAAAAAGCGGGTTGGAGGGTAAAATGGCGGGCCAGCGTTGGCAATTGCGAGAAGTAGCATCATTTTACCTAGATTTTTTGCATACTTTTTCATCATTGGAAAAAGTATGAAACATCAAAGCACAAAAATTAGTAATTTAATTCTTATCTCTGCACTTTAGAACTAATAAAATGCAGTGCTTCAATTGTATCAAAAAATGGCTTTTAAAAATGCAAATGATCACATTCTTAAAAGCCATTTTATCAGTGGTAATTGTGACTTACTTAAAACCTGTTTTCATCTATTACTATTCAAATAAAAAAACATCAAATAATTAAAATTAGTTTAAAAAAGCGGCCAATGGAATCTCAATAAAAATGTAATAGACCAAATTCAACTGATGAAATAATTAATAGCTAACTCCCCCACTTTCGCCTAAGCGAAAAAGCGGGTTGGAGGGTAAAATGGCGGGCCAGCGTTGGCAATTGCGAGAAGTAGCATCATTTTACCTAGATTTTTTGCATACTTTTTCATCATTGGAAAAAGTATGAAGCATTAAAAACACAAAAATTAGTATTTTAATACTTATCTCTGCTCTTTAGAACTAATAAAATGCAGTGCTTCAATTGTATAAAAAAATGGCTTTTAAAAATGCAAATGATCACATTCTTAAAAGCCATTTTATCAACGAAATTTAAAGATTACTTTACAACTCCCATTCCACTAAACTTATCTATTCTTTCTTCAATTCTCTTATCTACTGATTTTTTATCCAGCGCCTTAAAATTCTTAAGAATGGTTTTTTTCACCTCATCAGCTACAGCCTTTAAGTTGGTATGTGCACCTCCTAGTGGCTCAGGAATTATTCCATCTATCAATTTATTCTTCAGCATGTCAGGAGCTGTTAACTTTAAAGCCTCTGCTGCCTGCTCTTTATAATCCCAGCTTCTCCATAAAATAGAAGAGCAAGATTCAGGAGAAATTACAGAATACCAAGTGTTTTCTAACATCAAAACTTTATCACCAATGGCAATTCCCAAAGCACCACCTGAAGCCCCTTCACCTATAATAACACAGATAACAGGAACTTTTAGCATGAACATCTCTTTAAGATTTCTCGCAATGGCTTCACCTTGTCCTCTTTCTTCTGCTTCAAGCCCTGGAAATGCACCTGGGGTATCAATGAAAGTCACGATAGGCTTATTAAATTTTTCAGCCATCTTCATCAGTCTCAAAGCTTTTCTGTAACCTTCGGGATTGGCCATACCAAAGTTTCTTTCTTGTCGCTGCTTAGTATTTCTACCTTTCTGCTGACCAATAAACATAAATGTTTGACCATCGACATTACCAAAACCACCTACCATGGCTTTGTCATCTTTTACAGTGCGATCACCATGCAACTCCACAAAGTCATCAGTGATCTCATAAATATAATCCAATGTGTAAGGTCTGTCAGGATGACGGGACAGCTGCACTCTTTGCCATCGGGTTAGATTTTGAAAAGTCTCTTTTTTTAAGGACACAATTTTATCTTCTAGTTTTTTGATGGCATCGGAGATATCCACATCGCTTTCTTCAGCAAGTGATTTCATTCCCGCCAATTTATTTTCTAATTCAACTATAGGTTGTTCGAATTCCAAAAGCATTATTTTAGTGTTTAATCAAATGTAAAATTAATATTTATTCTGGAAGCTTCATGAAATTTAATCAATTTCCCATCATCTTTCCAAAAGAACAAAGATAATAACAAAGGGGGAATAGTAACTTAAAAGAATGGAAACAAAAAAAGCCTAGTTCAAAAGTGAGCTTTAAAGCGTAGAGGTTAACAACACTAAATTTTAACCACAAAAGTAACATGAGAACACAAAGGAAAATAACCAAGGTTATTTTTTAGAACTACAGTGAAGGATGTTGTTCCATTATTTGAAGTTAACCAAAATGGATATAAACAAAAAAAGCTCACTTAAAAAGTGAGCTTTTAGCGGTCTGGACGAGACTCGAACTCGCGACCTCCTGCGTGACAGGCAGGCATTCTAACCAACTGAACTACCAGACCAAAATGTCAATTATGTCTCGTTTTTATTAATGTCTGGACGAGACTCAAACTGGCGACCTTCCCGATGAAGTCGGGACTTTCTAACCAACTGAACTACCAGACCAAAATGTAAAAAACAAAGCATTTAAAAGTACTTTATTTTGTGTTATTCTTACCGTCTTTCCGATAAGGTGATGCAAATGTAGGCGCATAATTTTTAATTGCAAAACCTTCGGGTAAAATAATTTGAAAAATTTTGCATAAAATCAGGCTACAAGTAAAGATAAGGTTGAATATCAGTTCTTTAGTTTGTTAAAAATAAATTTAATAAATTATCTATTTTCGTTAATGCTACGCAGTATGCGTACTTAATCATACTTTATAGCTTAATGAGAATTCGTTTAGCTATCTTATGGTGAATGTAACGCTTTCTTAAATATTCCCAAAACTACAAGGAGGACAATCAATCTTTTTATTTTTGTATATAAACAGATATGCAATTAATTCAAATTGCTTCAAAATTAGATTTTTTGTAATGCCGAGTATTTACTGAAAAAGAAACCTAAAAACACAAGGTTTAGAAGGAAAAAAAATCATAAAAATCGTCTCTTCTTTTTCCTCCATTGTGTTACTAAGGCTTTTGATAACAAAGAACCTACAATTTTTTAATTTTTAGTTGGTTGCTAACTAAATAAAACTTAGTTTAAATTTTGATTTAATTATTTTCAACTAAAACCTTTAACAGATGAAAAAATCACTATTCATTTATTTAACCCTAGTAGCTTTAGCACTTTATTCTTGTCAGGACAATTATCAAGACGTAGCTGATGATTGTATAATTTGCGATGACGATGGTGACGTACCAATTGATCCAGGCACCGGTGGTCCTGACGGCCCTGATGGTCCAGGTGGTCCTGATGGTCCGGACGATCCTGATGGTCCTGATGATGGAAATGGCTCAAATCCTTCTGAATGGGGAAATACCTGTAGCAATCAACAATTATATGATCAAGGAATTGATATTGGTCGATTGGATGCTAAATTTATAATTGAACAATCTTTCTACAGCACAGCCTGTATTAATTTAGGAATTACGGCCGACTGGCATGATTTAGCAAATCAAATCAATGATTGGTCAGATATCGTTCATGAAGATTTAGTACAAATCGATGACGCTTTCAAAATAACGAAATTCGATAAACAATGCTATTATACTACCGCTTCAGAAAAACAAGTTTTTTACGAATTTGTCCAATCCTATAAAGATTTTGTAAGAGATATTTACTTGGAAAACCAAGGTACAGAAAGAGAGTGCTATTGGAGAGGAATTTATGATGGATTTAGCCTGCAACTTTGCTATGATTCATTTAAAGTTAAATTCGTAACCTCTTGTGAGACATTACCTCCATTCTAATTAATCTATTCTGATAATATGAGGCTGTTATTAAATTAAAAATTTGTGACAGCTTCTTTTTTTTCAGCTAACTTAACTCTTCCAATTCCTATCATCATCCAAAATATGTCCCATACTTGCCATTTGGTCCAAACCAATTTTAATACAAAATACCCCGCTTTATCTTACTTTACAAGGTGAAGGATTATTGGTGAGGCTTCATTTTCCTTCCTTTGGGAGAAGGACTTTGAATTGCGCTCTATCCGCTACATTCGGTCCACCAGTATAGGAATGCTATCAAAACTTACTCTTTAGCACAAATTCTGCACTTAGTCGTTTATATAGATGAAAAAGTGATGCTGGAGATTAAAGCGCTTGAAATCAAATATTGCGTGGTTGAGACTTTTATAGTATAAAACTTAATCCAAGGGTAGCATAATGGTGCCATCTATCATTTATGCTAACTCCATCAATCTTCATTGCATTTTCTATATTGACCTCTGGTGATTTGATGCTGTATTTATAAAAGACATTAAATTTTGAGAATTGCGCTCCCGCAGTAAAATTCGTAAACAAAACAAAGTCTCTGACTTGATCTCCATTCAATTTATAGACACTTGGTTTTGCAAAAGAATTAGCATCATCCTCATTAGTAGAAAATACGCCAAAGCCTTCTAGCATGGTATTATGAATGACTAATCTTGGGTTTATATTTAGATTCATATACCCTTTGGCACGCCATATTTTATCATAACCTGTAAAATATTTACCGATTCTTAAAATATTGTCTTGATTTCTATGTCGAAAATTGTGGGATGATAAATTAATACCACCTTCTACATAAGTCATGTAATGCCCAGCAGCAAGTTCAATTGATGCGGAGGGAACCAGTCGAACTACATCCGATTTTAGATCAGCTTGTTTTTTTAAAAGTAACCTTTCATATTTCCCGTTGACTTGCAATCCAAGGCGACCTTCCTTAGCTATCTGTGCATCCCAACCATAGGGATAAGGGCTTAAGGATATATCTCTATGCAAAAAGTATTGAAAATTATATCCAAACCGACTTCCTATTATACCTAATTTGGTACTAAAACTCCATCTTCGCATGTAATTAAACGATATACCATTAAATTCATATCCTAAATATTTAAAATTGGCATGCGGCCTATCATTACGGTTAAATGAGCTGTCTGTAGTAAAATCCTTAAAATAGGGTGTAAATACTTCTGCCCCATAAATAATATTCTGGTAGCTTTGTGTAGGAAAGAGTCCATTCATCTTAAATAGGTCCGTACTGATAGAAACTTTAAGTGAACCAGTATAATCTACATCATTATTTTTTTGAATTCCTCCTATAGCAAATAAATCATTTGAAGACTCAATTTGAATACCTTTAATCCATTGTTTTTCAACTGTATTATAATTATACCAGGCTTGGTTGTTTTC
This is a stretch of genomic DNA from Marivirga harenae. It encodes these proteins:
- a CDS encoding acetyl-CoA carboxylase carboxyltransferase subunit alpha, producing the protein MLLEFEQPIVELENKLAGMKSLAEESDVDISDAIKKLEDKIVSLKKETFQNLTRWQRVQLSRHPDRPYTLDYIYEITDDFVELHGDRTVKDDKAMVGGFGNVDGQTFMFIGQQKGRNTKQRQERNFGMANPEGYRKALRLMKMAEKFNKPIVTFIDTPGAFPGLEAEERGQGEAIARNLKEMFMLKVPVICVIIGEGASGGALGIAIGDKVLMLENTWYSVISPESCSSILWRSWDYKEQAAEALKLTAPDMLKNKLIDGIIPEPLGGAHTNLKAVADEVKKTILKNFKALDKKSVDKRIEERIDKFSGMGVVK
- a CDS encoding lipid A-modifier LpxR family protein, with protein sequence MNYSLLAQTEKDSAVSKNSKDVLKSLPAPEVSSKRLNYLKLIRIQNLKDLEDEGDLKVKQKPKLEKNESLLDYYNEYSILVDSLFQLEKENFSQNALKPSTLEIIREYSNLTQLTIIIRYVLNKLDINSTSHEQFIRKKLVHAVAEQMKLIAENNQAWYNYNTVEKQWIKGIQIESSNDLFAIGGIQKNNDVDYTGSLKVSISTDLFKMNGLFPTQSYQNIIYGAEVFTPYFKDFTTDSSFNRNDRPHANFKYLGYEFNGISFNYMRRWSFSTKLGIIGSRFGYNFQYFLHRDISLSPYPYGWDAQIAKEGRLGLQVNGKYERLLLKKQADLKSDVVRLVPSASIELAAGHYMTYVEGGINLSSHNFRHRNQDNILRIGKYFTGYDKIWRAKGYMNLNINPRLVIHNTMLEGFGVFSTNEDDANSFAKPSVYKLNGDQVRDFVLFTNFTAGAQFSKFNVFYKYSIKSPEVNIENAMKIDGVSINDRWHHYATLGLSFIL
- a CDS encoding MBL fold metallo-hydrolase, coding for MNLHIIETGFFKLDGGAMFGVVPKSLWSRTNQPDENNMCTWAMRCLAIEDGNQLILIDNGIGDKQSEKFFSHFYLHGDASLDGSLKKAGFSKNDVTDMFLTHLHFDHCGGGVKWQDQDHTKLDIEFKNAKYWSNHDHWKWATEPNAREKASFLKENILPMQESGHLNFADKGNPSPFSQFDILYADGHTDKQMVPKIKYKDKTIVFAADLLPSVGHIPLPYVMGYDVRPLKTLDEKEKFLNEAADNKYIIFLEHDAENECCTVKHTDKGVRLDQTFKLSEVL
- a CDS encoding M16 family metallopeptidase; the encoded protein is MRKLSAWSLVLFMGIMAACQPSEKADNKAELSIDYEKYVLPNGLEVVLHEDKSDPIAAVAIQMHVGSSREKPGRTGFAHFFEHMLFQKSENVEEGAFFKNINDLGGTFNGGTWTDGTVYYEVVPKDALERILWMEADRMGFFINAITKKDLEDEKPVVQNEKRQRVDNQPYGHRSYVIKKALYPEGHPYNWEVIGELEDLQAATLGDVKEFYNNWYGPNNATIVVAGDYDKEQVKAWIEKYFGEIESRGNDEVMSPKPVTLEATKKLFHEDDYAKVPDLRIVYPTVEQYHPDSWALSALGEILSQGKRAVLYKKLVEETEYAPSVFSYNSSSELAGEFNIGIRAKDGIDLDSVYAAVQEAMDEFERDGFSDKDLQRIKARQETSFYNGISSILGKAFQLSSYNEFKGNPGYITEDINKILAVEKEDVMRVYNEYIKGKPAIITSFVPQGQLELIVEGSEKATVKIEEVKPMDEASMADLDKDAEYEKTPSEIDRSKQPELGDMPLITPPTIYETTIANGIEVLGIQNDELPLVNFSIRLKGGGLLDDPNKPGIANLVTDIMQEGTKNKTPEELEDAIGQIGASIGMYTGNEEIVIYGNCLARYFEETMAIVEEMILEPRWDMEEFDRLKNAQINSIKQRNANPNAIAGIVANKITYGDDHIFAKPLSGTLESVESISIDDLKGYYEKYFSPSVTSLQIAGSVTKAQVEKALSGLNENWASKEVTFPEYEMKSVDEEGKIYFANFSNAKQSVIRMQRLAVERNHPDYYPLTVANYGLGGNSGGKLFQVLREEKGYTYGAYSNISSSTQKSPFAAYSSVKTNTTPQSVATFKEVIEAYKENYNEEELEKARTALIRKEARDYETLGQKLNVLQQISSYNLPKDFIKQNQEELKAYTVEDMKKIMDTYMNINQMNYIIVGDAETQLEGVKALNIKEVVKVDEDGNPVDNKIEAM
- a CDS encoding patatin-like phospholipase family protein, whose protein sequence is MKIGLALSGGGARGFAHLGIAQYLYEQGIKPDMISGTSAGAIAGSFLAAGYEPKRTMEIISDINFLKFFRPALSWSGLVNLEKISDVLKDYFPENSFEAFKIPLVIATTNFNSGENVNFDSGELIKPLLASASIPVIFKPIIMEGESYVDGGITNNLPANVLKPHVDFTIGVNVNPVGRSNQNGNMKEVLERSMLMIINYQTKEQAKLCDIFIEPKDLSPFKVFSLSKAEEIYEIGYTSAKETFSGLADDHPLTRIKKLA
- a CDS encoding dienelactone hydrolase family protein, which produces MERYLKFTLLFLFYGLFTMMGNAQDRMTDRLEESPRHHEWVEISAGDKTLKGFLVFPEISEKAKTVIVIHENRGLTDWVRNFADQLAEKGFIAFAPDLLSDFSEEYTGTADFPSSDDARNALYELDEKLVTSYLHNSFNYLKKLAAGNGEVAVVGFCWGGSQSFRYATNNENLSEVLVFYGTGPKEAIDYAKIEAPVYGFYGGNDQRVNATIEASKEAMNEYQHIYDVQVYEGAGHAYMRSGDDPTGQEANIGARNKSWERMLRILK